The window ATTCCTATAATCTTCAAGCTCAAGTGCATTTTAGTTCTAAAGACATCCTTATGGGACTTGtgatattttttttctcaactATTTCTTGGAAGGTAAAACATGGTAGATTTGTCCTACTCTCTTGAGAATGTTGTGCACTGTCCCCGTCATAATGTGTTATCTATGACTCACTGGTTGGTTGCTAAGAATGCCATCTTATTGCTGACTTTTATTTAGTATTATTTCTGGAAGTTTTACCAACACTTTCTGTTAACAAAATCTTCTGGCTTGTCATGTTAGTGACACACATTTTCTTATCCCTGCACCCTGTGACATGGTTTTGGCAGTAAATCATACAAACCATGATTATGATTTACCAGACATAATGATATATTTTAGAGAATCCTGTTTGCGTATTAGGACTTTTCATTTTATACTGTTTCATCGAGTCCTTTGGTTTGTGAATTTTGAAATACTTTTGTGCCTTGGATGGTTGACATAGGATATGGCTCTGTTCTTGTTTAGTTCTAACTTGTTCCTGTAATTTAAGTTTATTGACTGTTGAAAACGCTGTTTGACAATATTGAAAATTATtgcttgaaaatttttgaaaagccAAAAATTGTTGTGAGTGGCGCCTCGACATTGTGTCGAAGAAACAGCCTTTTCAGCTTACAAATATTCTACGAACAGCTTAATTGGATTTAGCATTGTAAAAGATATAATCTGCAGATTTTAAGGTACTATCTTCTTAGAGCAGCTTATTTGTTTATCATTTCCCTGAACTGCTGCAATGTATATGATCTTGTCTTCACTCTTGAATATTATTAAATATCTGTCAGTTGTACTCatgccttttcctttttttttttttgagaatattACAGGTGGAACTGCGTGATGTTGATAGTGgaagtaaagtaaatgaaaggtTCCGTACTGACGAGTCTATTGAAAGTATGAATTTCAACTACTTGATTCTTGTTGCTTTAAACTCATGCTTGAGATTTTCGTGTTGAATGCTTGTAATACTTTGAAGTCTTAAGCTTACTCGTATGTAGTGGACTGAAGCCCAGTCCTACATTATTGTTTCATCATGGGTGGCAATATTCAGTCGTTCTACTTTCCTGTGTACCATAAAAATATTGTCCATCAGTTTTATGAGGGGAGGAAAAATGTTTTTCCCTTATAATTGACCTACATGTTAGTGGCTAAATCGTTTATTGAAGTTAAATATAAAAGTGTTGGATGCGTCCTTTACAAGCACAAAGTAGATGGTGCATGGGCAAGAGTTGAAGTAATACAATAACAAGAGCTAGTGATCCTTTTGACTTCCAGTCATTCTACGGTTTGTGACTAAAAACTGTGTCTTCTTCAATTTGTCTTTTTAAGAGACTGACACTGTCtaatttgaaatttattttgattataaCATTTGCCCGTGTGGATATACTTTCCTAATATTATTAGAAAGTTTGCTCCAGTATTTTATACGATTTGATTATTTTGGTGATCTGATAATCCAATGAAGCTTGTTCCTGTTTACATGTCCAATAAATAAACATGCTTGCCATTCTCCTTAGTTTTACTGCTCTTTTTCTTTGTAAGAATAgtcaaattaattgtttcaaatCTTAAAGATATGGAACAGCAGAGTGAGACCATGCAGCATGAACAAAGCAGAGGTTCTATGTATTCATTTGTTACAACTGCTGTCTTCTTTTTCACCACATGTGTGTTTTTTATGGCTAGAGCCTATTGTTGTCTAAGAAATGTTCAGAAAATGTACTACATTTATCTGCCATATGCGAAATCAATTATGTACAAGATCTTCAAATTCCCAGGCTATGGGTCTGATGTGGAAATTGCTAAAGTTTATTgctttttaatattcatttgtATGAGAAGTTTTAAATTAATAGCTTGTGTTTGCAGAAGTTTATGTTGAAGAAAAATCTTTCAGTTACCTTTATAATGAGGATGACATTGTTGTTCTTATGGAGTAAGTCCTAACTTATGGTCTTGATTTTGAGCTGTTGATCATCTTCTGAATTTATTCGAAGGCTTGATGATTATTTGTAATTATGCAGGCCTGAGACATATGCACAAATTAATGTTCCAAAGCACTTGTTTGGTGAATCTCTTCCATACCTCCAAGGTAAAAATGTCacatgttttatttatttagttccCTTTTCCTGTTCTACATTGCAGATATTGTAGAAATTTGTGTGTGCCAAAGGAATGTTTaaattttggatgaaatggcAGCTAACTTATTTGATTGACATGCTTAATGATTAGAAAATACACTTCATGGACCTCATGGAATGCAGATGATATGAAAGTTAAGCTGCAACTTTACGATGAGAAGCCGATGTCTGTGTCAATTCCTCCGAAAGTGACATGTACTGTTGCTGAGGCACAAGTTCCAATAAAGGGGTCTACAGCAACTCCTCAGTATGTTTATCACTTTTTAGATTGTAGGCCGAAAAGAACCTCAACATGTAGTATTCATATTTGTCCAGAACCTAACCAGGCATAGTTTATATAGATGCTCCTGCTCTGATGCTCTTTACATCTCATCTATCTTGTTCAGATTAAGTTGCTATGCAATATCTCTGGTCCTCCTTTGGTTGTCATTTTTCTGTCATTGCATTGCAACTTAAATAGCTTGCAGCTGTGTCTTCAAGTGGTTGTGCTTGCTTGATACTTGTAAGGATTTTGTCTCATCTGTAAGACTTCTGAATGCTTTGACACAAAATCTAGTATCCCTCAAGAATTTAGTTTACCTCAAGTTTTTCGTGTTTGAAGTTGGTGTACATATTTAAACAAATGTATAGCTCTTGCATAGTTTAAAATTTCTCACACAATTTTTCAGCCAAAAGCAAAATTTTGCTGGTGTTTCTTTGCATTTCTGTACTTCAGCAAATTTTTGTGTTGCATGAATATGCTCCCGTCCATAGTGTGTTCATGTTTGTCGGACTACAATTGATCTTCCAGTGGTTTAATGCTGGCATGTTTTGTATCAGTAAAGACGACTTCTAAGAGTGTGAGGTATCCATATCTTTGGATTTCTCTTAAATGCTAAAATTAGGAAATGAAAAGGGCGTAAGTTGAGAACTGGAAAAGAAATTTCTACCTGTATAGTCTGGTAAAGGCTTTGCATAATTGGAAAGGGTTCCTCTTGTTAAGACCATGTATTACTTACAGGAGATGGCCGGTTGGTTTACATGCAATTGGTATGTTTATTATTTATGAAACTAAATTTGTGATTTTGTTGCTGAGAGGGTACGGCGCTGGTATGTTGAATCAGCAAAATCAGTAACACATGAGAGCAAGAGATACAGTCAGGGAGAGTCTCTTTTGTTGAATTGGTAGCAGTGACTAATATGTCCTCTGAATATGAAATGACTTTGGTGGATATAAATCTTCTTTTAAGTACTACCAAAGGAATGAAAGTTTTAGACCAACAAGTAAGTCTTTGGCACTATGAGATTTGTTGAGAAAGTCAAGCTTGCTAATCTCCTAGTTCTGCTTCTTCCTTCTCTAATTCTGAGTTCCTAGTTTCTcataatttttcacttttacaGGTATAAGAAGGTTAAGCTGGACAATGGTCTCACAGTTCAGGTGAGTTGATCGTGTTCTCACCTATGATTCATGATTCTTTTCTGGACATTATTACTCTGTAGCCGCTACCAGATGTGATAAATTGCCACTATGTTAACCTAGCAAACGTGATGCAGAACCAACAATAAACAAATTTGTCTTGTGATGTTTAAATGGATGGATGCACTGTTGTAAATTGCAATTTGAGACCGATTTTCCTGTTAACCAATTTCTGAATGAGATTACTGGACCAGAAATGGGGAAACCATGTGAAAGAATGAGGTGAAGAAATGTGTTGACAAATAATAATCTGTGGATCTTGGCTTTTTACTTGTGAGTGACTACATTTGTGTGAATGTGATGGACACCACATTCGTCATGACTTCGGCCCAATAATGGAACCAAGCAAGCATTTTGGACAATGTTGAAAAATTGATGGAAAGTAATTGAAGTTGGTATTTAGAGCTTTTCTTATAGATTGCATACTTAAAAAGGTATAGTGAAGGTTTGCATATAATCATGTCCACTATAGATGGTCCCTTTTTTGGTTTTGGGGAGGAGGTaacaagtgagagaaaatatgtAGAATACTTGCTTAGAATGAAATATTTGGAACGTAATTGTGCTATTGTTTTACTGGAGTGTTCTGCCTAAAAGATGAAATATCCTAGAGAGACTTGTGTTTGGCAAGGAAGAGTTTAGTCTCCTGAAATTTATTTATGTTTAAACCTGATTGACAATACCTgtgaaaagaagagagaaaggaTGTGCTCGTGAAACTTCTGGGGGTCGTCCTTAGGATCCTAGGATTACATTTGGTAAGGAACTACTGAGATAGTCATAGCTAAAACAGTTATAGTAGAAAAGGGGTGGGCAAGAACTCTGGGGCCAAGATCTTGGAAACTCTATGCTCTTTTGGAGGAGATGTGAAGGCAAAAAGCCGCCCTAGCAAAAGGAAAAGTACAGAGTTGCTTCAAGCAgttcctgttttttttttgctctgCATTTTTTCTCAGTTATCGCATGCTTATTGCATGCTTTGTTTTGGTAATACTGACACTTGGTGTTGGTTTACTTGGAGTTTTGCCTAATACATGTAATTGGGCTGATTTATAAGAAGAATCTTGTCCGTGACTTGGCCTATTCTAGGGATTGGTGAAGGGGAAGCATTGTATTATTTTCTTAGTGTTCTACACAAATAAATTTGACAAGGATTTCCGTAATTGTTCATATTTTGTTATGTTGCCACTTGCAACCCAGAATTGTTTTGATAAAACTTAGCATGTGGTGGCACTGTCAAAGTAAATGAATAGATTGTTTTCTTACTCTTTTTATGTACCCCCGTTTCTGTAGGTACCATCTTACGTGTTAGCTGGCGAGAAGATAATTATCAATACTGCCGATAATTCTTTCATAAGCAGGTGAGTGTAATGTGTGATTCTTTTCCATGAGAAATTGAAACATACGTCATTTGCTACATTTCCTGGTCGTCTTGGCATCCCAATACATAGTTTTAGGAATTTCTTATTTCCTGTTAAGCTTAGTGCACTTTGACATCTCTATTCTTGTCACCTTTTGATAAATACCTAATAGATTAGGTTCAATTCAGATGTTTTCCATTCATTTTTCCTGCTTTTTGTGGCTGATATGTTAATCCATTATATTTCAGGATCTTAATATCGTGTGGTGTCTTTTATTTTGCGCATTACAGACTGTTGACTTTGGATATCCAAAGTATTTTACGTGCCACTTTGCATATTTCCTATGTACGTCTGACAGCACATTTTCGCGTTGTTTCGCAGGGCTTAATCTGGGCCCTTTTGAATGCTCTGGAGTTATCGTTCAGGATGGACCTTTTCTGCAGGCACTCGTTATATAGGATTACTTCAAATTTTGTCACTGTAGGTAATGATGGGTTGATGAGAAACAAGTGTTCATTTCGGGGTTATTGCGTATGcagtatttcttttcaatgagaATGTTTTACATTTTGCATATTTATGAGAATCCCACTTTTCGACTTGTCGATCCGTATATTCCCCCAGTGGGAGGGAGGTGATGAGGCTACAGCTTTGTCCAGTGGTTTTGGAAAAGAACTCATGGATGGAGATGGGACCATTAGAATGGATTTTTGACACAGGTATTCATATTTGGATCAGCAGCATTGCATGGAAGCCAAATGCCCCAGCAATGTGCAAAAATGACTTCCCACAAATCATTGGTGTTGTATTATCACGGGTATTATTGATCTCTTCAATTGATTTGTGCTTCTTACCTAATCTTGTACATAAAACGTTTATCTTTTTTCAATAAAGAATCAACGTGAATCACCATGCATGATGCCAATCTAGCAAGTTTTAGTTTACTGGGTGAAATTGTTCAGCTTTTGATTTGACTTCCTTACAAAGCAGGACAAAATAATTACCAGTTGGACTAATCTAAAGCTACCATGGTCTTAAAACCATCCTACAGAACTCATAATCAACTCAACAGCACTTCTGTCATAACGTTTGAACAAAACTTGGCACTTCTCAGAGCATTTATTGAATGACAAAATTCTGCTGCGGCTTTCTGATGGATATTCCCCACTACCAAAAACTCCACGGATGGTCAGTCAGCCTCTGTAAGGCTCTTCCACATCGCAGAAATTGCTCTATTAGCTGGTACTCGTATTCTGTGTCATCAAAGTTTTTGAACTCAAGATGTAGGGCGAAGCACATAGGAAGAGCGTCCGGGAAGAGAGGCTCGAATTTCTCATGATCTTCCCTCTCAAAATTGAACTGTTAACACGTACTGAAGATTATTAGGGGACTTGTCGTTCGATCTAATGTATAATGGGATCAACTATGGTGTTGGAAGAGAATATTAATATTCTTTGGGGAGAAAAACGGTTACCAGCTGCGCCCATGAGAGAAATGTCAAGCTTCTGGACTCCACGTTCAAGTCCTGCAATTATCAAGGACTCAATTTCCAACCCAAACCCTCCAAGAAAGAGAGAGACGTCGAGTCGAGAACTCCTGGTTGGAGCCTCATTTCTGAGTCTGAGGAGAATAACTCTTCGGCCAAGCTTATAACCTTGGTGAAGCGAACATGTTCAAGAGAAGCGTCGAAGTACTCTTGGTCACATTCATCGTGAAACGCGGGTAAGGATCCCCGGTACTGAAGGTCGATATTAGGAACTGAAGCGAAAATGTACCGCCATCTGGTGGATATAAGTAGAACTGAGGTGGCCGCTGCTAATTTTGTGGGGAGATGCGACAAAATGTGGCAGAGAACAGCATCAGGAAGACCACTAATCCTATCAACCATTCTTGAATGTCTTCGGACTTTCAACCAACTCTTTTATATAGACAATAATGTGGGGACTGAAAGAAATGCCTTTGATGAATTAGCCGGTTCGGTGGAGTTTAGTTGAGAACTGAGAAGCCAATCATATATGTTATATGTActatttttcttccaaaatcttGACTAGATCTCTTGGAATCCCTTCATCTTCCATCTGAGGAAGTGGAGATTTGCTTCGTTAATTACCAGTAATTTACCTGATGCATGGCACACTTCTTAATTAGCCTTTCGGTTTTTCCCAGGATTACAGATGCACGCGTCTCTAGAATTGTACTTTAACAACAACAGTTACGTTGTAGACTTGTAGTACTAATTATAGACGTGGAGAAGCCTTAGAAAAGGAGAAATCTACTGAGACAcgaaaaagataaagaacagAATATCTTcgtcaaagaaaaagaaaaagaaaaaagaacacaGAATGTCACCCTAGTTACCAATTCCTTCAATAACcaatttcttggtgattaacAAAAATGGATTGAAAAGCTCTGCGTTAATATTTAGACTAATTGTTTAAAACTTAAGGGTTTAATCAGAACAACAGCTTAGACTAATTGTTTAAAACTTGAGTGTTTAATCATAACAACAGCAGTGGCAAAAGTCACATTCACAACGTCCTCAGCAACACCCAGTGTCACAACAGTAACCAGTACCAAAACAATCACAACCAAACACAGCAACTGCAATCACAAATCCAATCACATCCCTGTCCACAGAAGCCACCACCACCGGCTTTGTCAGTttcctgctgctgctgctgcttcttGTTCTTGGTCTTTCGCCGCATGAATGGACAACATGGAAAGCATAAGCATGAcaccatcttcttcttcttgttgacTCACTATGACAATGTTAGAACAAAgcccagattttttttttcttcttaaggAATCATCAATTTTGTACTTACAAAACCTTGTAGTACCGTTTATATAACACTTTCTCCTGTAAAATAATTTCCTATGTTAATGTAATATTAGCATCAATTAGGATCACAAATTAAGATATTATCTGGTATTATTAGTATCAATTAGAATCATCAATTGGGATGATAATTAGGATCAATTAGGATCTCAATTAGGGGCTTACCTTGTATAATATTAATCTAGATTTATTCTGTATGCCTAcatcaatgtttttaaactcggaccggccAGTGAATCGAAAAAGGGGTCGATTCACAGTTTGACCGGTCCTATCAGCCGATTCACCtgttctctgtttttttttctttttttcttttcttttttttcttttttgcaatTTTAGTGTTAAGTACTTCACAAGTCTTCACTCTACATTTGAACTTGGTGGCTGAGCACAATCTAACATGGTTATTGATAACTTTAAGTCCCTAAAATGCATTCATTAACATAATTAAAACTAAATTTAAGttgagataataataaattgccTAAAAGTTATACATGAAACCTAAAATGATAAACataactaaaatatcataatttaccgcaagttttcataaattcattacaaacataaatagatatagtccaaatattcaccaattatcacaaacaaaaacacaaaaataaataaaataaatgttgACATTCTTTCACAATTTTAAAAAAGTCCATAAAAGAGTCCAAAGACAAACAATTTGAATAACAAACTTCCATCATTAGCATCACAAAGCAACGGCACCACCTTCACAACTTCATCAATTTAACCTGAAAAAGTTAAAAGtttattacaaaaatataaatttaattgTTCAAACTAAATCATCTTACAATATCGCATAtgattttaatttcaaatttcaagttTGCGTTATATTTTCCTTTGTCATCGAAAGGTAAATAATGAAATATGAACATTCATTCAAAAGATTCTTTGAAGGTCACACCTTATTAGTAAGCAAAGAGACTATGCCAAATAAGTCTCGGAAACCAAAAAGGCGAATGATTTCagaatagaaaaaggaaaaagaaacgtAATCCAAATTAGCTTCCATTGATGCTTCTCCTAAGCGAAATCTACATAAAAATTACTACAAGTTAGACACcaaagatgaaaaaggaaaaatctgattagaactccaaaaaaattataaaattatagtaGTGGACAATACAATTATTAAAAGAGAATGTTATATCTTCTTAATACAAAACAATGTTTTAAATAACTTATGTCATAAACGGTATCCATTATCCTTCAAAAACGGCATCTCTATTGTCATGGACtagttgaaaattttcatttgattaaaCTTTCTAAATATTTGTACTGTCAggttatcttcttgtaattcatGCTTAGTTCCCTCTTTTTTTGTTTACCGTCTGTCCCCAGCCGTGCCCAGTCAGCACGGCTGGGGACAGgctgattttaaaaaaaaaagtgggccTCTGAGTCAGCTTACAATATCCTTAAGGGCTAATTACTTAGAATATAGGTCAGAAAAAAAAGAGTCGGACACTTATTGATCTGACAGAAATCAGGTATAAATCTATTGTTACCGGGCTGACACAGCCCGGCACCtataccaaattttttttaaaaaagatgtCAGGTGCTGGGCTGACACAGCCCATCACCtgaccgaatttttttttttaaaacatggCAGGTGCCGGGACCAAATTTTTGACCTTATTAAAAAAGCTGGCAGAGCTACATAATTCCTAAAGCCAAGAATTCCTGCCCGTGTCAGACCTTGTAACAACTat is drawn from Coffea arabica cultivar ET-39 chromosome 1c, Coffea Arabica ET-39 HiFi, whole genome shotgun sequence and contains these coding sequences:
- the LOC113732815 gene encoding putative F-box/LRR-repeat protein At5g02930; the encoded protein is MVDRISGLPDAVLCHILSHLPTKLAAATSVLLISTRWRYIFASVPNIDLQYRGSLPAFHDECDQEYFDASLEHVRFTKDLNVESRSLTFLSWAQLFNFEREDHEKFEPLFPDALPMCFALHLEFKNFDDTEYEYQLIEQFLRCGRALQRLTDHPWSFW
- the LOC113742935 gene encoding uncharacterized protein, translated to MRGVVRSKVGRALYSVAAAAAAGTASATSAAAVSRNPLKHPGHDWLIVRTLASICWTTQSHSSYKVHTGAGALLASPWSITQLRHARFSGADVRPGNVIERKGKIYQVVKAQHTTQGRGGAIIQVELRDVDSGSKVNERFRTDESIEKVYVEEKSFSYLYNEDDIVVLMEPETYAQINVPKHLFGESLPYLQDDMKVKLQLYDEKPMSVSIPPKVTCTVAEAQVPIKGSTATPQYKKVKLDNGLTVQVPSYVLAGEKIIINTADNSFISRA